The Gammaproteobacteria bacterium DNA window GGAGGGGACGGGGGAGAGGGGGCGTATTAAGTTCCGCCAATATTCGCTCTAACACCGATTTAGGTTGGGTCAGAATTTCATTGTTCCAGAACCGCAGAATTCTAAATCCTTGCGATCGTAACCACGCATCACGCTTCTGATCATTAAAGCTGTCCGCATGCTGACCACCATCTGCTTCGACAATGAGCCGTGCGCTGAAGTGCACGAAATCGACGATGTAGTTACCGAGCAGTTGTTGTCGGCGAAATTTCTCGCCCAATAAGCGATGTGCGCGGAGATGTCGCCACAACAAACGTTCGGCCTGCGTCATTTCTTGGCGTAGACGTTTGACGTGGTTGATGTCGTTCACTCCCCCTCTCCCCTGTCCCCTCCCCCGCAAGGGGGGAGGGGGACGCCTAGCTCGACTTCTCCGACACTCCCGCTTCCGCGAACGTTGCCATCTCGTTGTGCAGCGCACACGCCATTCGTAATAACGGCACCGTCGCCGCCGCACCGCTGCCTTCGCCGAGACGCATGCCAAGGTCGAGCAGCGGTTGCGCGCTGAGTGCGGACAACATACGGCGGTGGCCGGGTTCCGCCGACGCGTGCGAGTACAGCAACCAGTTCTCGACGCCCGGGCGCAAGCGCACGGCGACGAGGGCGGCGGCGCTGGTGATGAATCCATCGACCAGCACTGGCAGGCCCATTTGCGCGCAGGCGATGTAACTGCCGGCGAGGGCGGCGATTTCGAAGCCACCGACGCGGCGTAGGACTTCGAGCGGCGAGTGAAGGTGACTCTTGTGGAAATCGAGCGCGCGCCGAATGACTTGGGCTTTGTGGCTGACACCTTCGGCGTTAAGGCCGGTGCCGGGGCCGACGAGTTGATCCGGCGCGGCGTCGAGCAGCGCGCAGGCTAGTGCTGTCGCCGCAGTTGTGTTGGCGATGCCCATCTCGCCGCCGACGAACAACTGCGCCGACGCTAAGTGCGCACGTTCGGCGGCATGGCGGCCAGCATGCAGTGCACACGCCAGTTGATGCTCGGTCATCGCCGGTTCGCGCGCGAAGTTGGCGGTGCCGGCACCGAGGTTGTAACTCTTGACGCCATCGAGCGCCCCCGGATCGTTAACGGTGCCGAGGTTAATGACTTCAAGCGACGCGCCGAGCGTGCGGGCAAGCACGCTAATAGCGGCGCCACCGCGGGCGAAGTTGCGTACCATTTCGCCGGTGACCGCTTGCGGAAACGCCGATACGCCTTCGGCGGCGATGCCGTGATCGCCGGCAAACACGGTGATATGCACGCGGTCTACCGCCGGGCGACTGACGCCTTGCAGCGTCGCCAAGCGAATCGCCAGTGTTTCCAGGCGCCCGAGTGCGCCCGGCGGCTTGGTCAATATCTGCTGTCGGGCCTCGGCCTCGCGGCGGGCGGCGTCGTGGTGGTTAGCGGCCGGTACGTTCAGCCAATCGATCGTTTGTGTCACAGTGGTTCCCCTTTGAGAATCATCGGTAGTCCGGCGACGACGAGCACGACGCGATCGCAGGACTGGGCCAAATCTTGATGCAAGTATCCGGCTTCGTCGCAGAAGCGACGAGTCAGTTCGCCGAGCGGCGTGATGCCGAGATTGGTTTCGTTGCTCACCATAATAATTTCGCCGGGCAACCCGGCGACGGCGGCGAGCATGGCGTTGCGTTCGCGCGCGAAGCCGGTGTCGTCGGCGGCGACCAGCCAATTGGTGAGCCACAGTGTTAGGCAGTCGACCAGCAGGCAACGATCCGGCGCGGCATGCGCGCGGAGTGCCGCTGCCAGCGCGCGTGGTTCTTCCACCAGCCCCCAGTCCGTCGGCCGGCGGGCGCGATGCGCGGCAATACGTACGCTCATCTCGCCGTCGCCGACGGTTGCGGTCGCGATATACGTCACCGGTAAACCACTTTTCAGTGCCAACATTTCCGCCAATCGGCTTTTGCCGGAACGGACACCACCGAGGATCAGGTTCTTCATCTGCTAGTGTTCCGCTCGCTGCATAATCGAGCGTCTCCCTCCCCCCTCGCGGGGGAGGGAACAAGGGAGAGGGGGAAAATATCTGAACCACATATGATCACCCCTCTCCCCTGGCCCCTCTCCCGGTCGCTCCTGCGCATCCTGCGCCCGCGACATTCGCGCCTCCATGCGCAGCACAAGGGGAGAGGGGAATGGCTGCGGTTGCCGTTTCTCCCGGAGACAGATCCAGGAGTTTTAGTAGCGATGTCGTATCGAGGTGCTGCGCGACCGCATCCGCCAAACGATCGATACCGGCCTCGCGCAATTGTTGATAGTCCGGCGTTTGCGGTGCACGGAGTCCGGCCCATGCCAGCAGCATGTTCAACGCGTCGGTCGATTCGAACAGGCCGTGCAAGTAGGTACCGATAATTTGCCCATCGTCGCTGATGGCGCCGTCGTCGCGCTGCTCGAGCTTAATCGCCGGTCGTTGCAGCGCATTGCCGTGAGTCACGCCGGCATGAATTTCGTATCCGCTGATGGCGCTGTCGTCGAGCGTCAAGCGGCCGCGAACATTTCGCAGTTGCTTCTCCTGCTCCAGCGTCGTCTCCATATCCAGTAAACCGAGGCCCGGACTACTGCCGGCATCGCCTTCGACGGCGTAAGGATCGCGAATCGCTTTGCCCAGCATCTGGAAGCCACCGCATACGCCGATCACTTTGCCGCCGTAACGCAAATGCCGGGCGATGGCCGCTTCCCAACCTTGTTCGCGCAGCCACGCGAGATCGCCGCGCACGGATTTCGAGCCGGGCAGGACAATAAGATCGGCCGGTGGAATCGATTCGCGCGGACCGATGAAACGAAAGTCGACTTGCGGATGCAGCCGCAGCGGATCGAAGTCGGTGTGGTTGCTGATACGCGGCATCACCGGAACGATGACGCGTAGACGCTGACCGTCGGCGCTACCGTGCGTGGCCGCTCGCGGCAACGCGTCTTCCGCTTCCAGATGTAGTCCTTGCAGGTACGGCAACACGCCGAATACCGGTTTGCCGGTGTGTGCTTCGAGCCAGTCGAGTCCCGGCTGCAGCAAGGCGATATCGCCGCGGAAGCGATTGATGACGAAACCGGCCACGCGTTTTTGTTCGTTCTCGCTCAGCAAGGCGAGTGTTCCGACCAAGTGCGCGAACACACCGCCGCGATCGATGTCGGCGACCAGGATCACCGGACAGTCGATGGCTTCGGCGAAACCCATGTTCGCGATATCGTTCGCGCGCAGATTGATCTCGGCCGGCGAACCCGCGCCTTCGACGATGATGCGCTCGTAGTGCGTCGTTAAACGCGCGTGCGATTCAAGCACTGCCTGGCGCGCGGTACGTTTGTAGTCGTGATAAGCCACCGCATCCATGTTGCCGATCGCACGGCCGTGGATGATCACTTGCGCACCGATGTCGGTGTTGGGCTTGAGCAGCACTGGATTCATGTCGGTATGCGGCGCTAGGCCGCAAGCTTGCGCCTGTACCGCTTGTGCGCGGCCGATCTCGCCGCCGTCGCTAGTGACGGCGCTGTTCAGCGCCATGTTCTGCGGCTTGAACGGTGCGACGCGCACACCGCGACGCCGCAGCCAGCGGCACAAGCCGGTGACCAGCGTGCTTTTGCCGGCATCGGAAGTTGTGCCTTGCACCATCAACGTGTGCGCGTTCATGTACCGGTACCGGTCAAATGGCGGGGGGAAATATCGGCGAGCGCCTGGTCGAGTCGGACCCAATCGGCTTCTGTGCCGGGCAGTCCGAAGCGCAGGCTCGCCGGTTGCTCGAACAGGCGCGTGAGAATGCCGCGCTGTGCAAAGGCATCGTGCAGTTCCGCGGCACGTGCTGTCGGCAGCCATTGAAACAGCGCGCAACCGCCGGCCGGTGTCAGTGCGTGGCGTTGCAACAGTGCGGTTAGCCGTTGCTGCGAAAGCACGAGTTGTCGGCGGGTTTGCTCGTGCCAGCTGCGATCGTTGAGTGCGCGCGTCGCTATCCAGCGCGACGGTGCCGGCACTGTCCACGGACCGAGTTGTGTTTTCAGTTTGTCGAGCAATGCCGCTTCGGCGCTAACAAAACCGACGCGCGCACCGGCAAGGCCAAAAAACTTACCGAGCGAACGCAGCACAACAAGACCCGCTTGCGCGCACAACGGCGTAAGACTTTGCTCGGGCGTTGCATCGATGAAGGCTTCATCGACGATCAGCCAGCCGCCGCCGGCGGCGAGGTGGCGATGGCAGGTCAATAATTGTTCACGAGCGAAACGCGCGCCGGTAGGATTGTTCGGTTGGACGAGCAGCAATACATCGAGCGAGTTAATCGTCTGTGTGGCAACTTCTTCAGCGCTTATCGGTATTACCTCATGACCGGCGCGGCGCCACGCGTGCGCATGCTCGGCATAACTCGGCGCCAGTACGCCGATACGCGAACGCGCTCGTAGTAACGGCAATGCTTGGATCGCCGCCTGCGATCCGGCGACAGGCAATAGGCTGTCGGTTCCGTAGTAGGCGCGTGCTGCGGGTTCGAGCTCGTCGTCATCCTCCGGTAGCCGCGCCCACAGCGACGACGGTAACAACGGTATCGGCCAACCGTTAGGATTGATACCGGTCGAGAGGTCGAGCCAATCGGCCAGCGGGATACGGTATTGCGCCGCTGCCGCGCGTAGGCGACCGCCATGCGGCAACAGTTGAGTTGTGTTAGCGGAGGAAGCGTTCGACAAGCAGTATTCCTCCGGCAAGCACGGCCAGCCATATCAACAGACTGCGATGGATTAGACGTAGTGCGCGGCCGATGTCGTTGGCGTCGGGTGCACGTCCGGCACCGAGCGGCGGGCGTGTCTCAAGTTTGCCGCGGTACCACGCCGGTCCGCCGAGCGCGAGTCCCAAGCTGCCGGCACCAGCGGCCATTACCGGTCCGGCATTGGGACTCTTCCAAGAGCGTGCTTGCGCGCGCCAGCAACGTAGGGCATTGCGCGTTTGACCGGCGATGGCATAGCTCAACGCGGTCAAACGCGCCGGAATAAAGTTGAGCACATCGTCGAAGCGCGCCGCCGCCCAGCCGAACCGACGGTAACGGTCGTTACGATAACCCCACATCGCATCGAGCGTGTTCGCCAGACGGAAAACGACCGCGCCCGGTGCGCCGACGATGGCAAACCAAAAGATCGCGCCGAAGATGGCATCGTTGCCATTCTCCAGCACCGATTCAACCGCAGCTTTAGCGACATCGTTGGATTCCATCGGCGCGGTATCACGACTTACCACGCGACCGACGCGCTCGCGTGCCTGCGCCAAGTCACCGTCGCGCAGCGCGACGCCCACAGGCCGCGTGTGCTCGCCGAGGCTGCGCCAGCCGATGGCAAGATACAAAATCACAGCGTCGAGCACCGCGGCGATTGGCGTAAATTGTGTCAATGCCGAAATAGCGGCGAACGGGAGCAGCAATAACAGCACAGCTACCACACCGCGCCCCTTGGAATTACCGTAGCAACCGCGCTCGACGATGTTTGCCAGTCGACCGAATCCGATCAATGGATGGAAGCGCCGCGGTTCGCCGAGCAGCAGGTCGAGCGTCAATGCGGCAACGATGGCGAGTAGCGTTAGCATTACTCGCTGGCATTCCAAGTATTGTCGTACAGCATTTCTTCCAGTGGTTTAGCGCGCGTCCAGTTTTCGAGTTCCAACATCGGTGCCGGATAGAACGCATCAACTTGACCGAGGCAAAGCACGGCAATCGGTTTGGCACCGCTCGGCATTTGTAGTAAGCGGGCGAGGGCGACCGGATCGAACAGCGACACCCAGCCCATGCCGATGCTTTCGGCACGAGCCGCGAGCCACAAGTTTTGAATGGCGCAGGCGACCGACGCCAAGTCCATCTCCGGTAACGTGCGTCGGCCGAACACATGCTGTTCGCGTTTATCGCACAACGCGGCGACCAACAGCACACCGCAGTCGAGAATGCCTTCGACCTTGAGTCGCATGAACTCAGCGTTGCGCTCGCCGAGCGCTTTTGCGGTTTCTTGGCGTTCGGCGTCGACCAGCGCATGAATGTCGCGGCGCAACGCCGCATCGGTAATGCGTAAAAAGCGCCAGGGTTGCATTAGCCCGACGCTGGGTGCGCGATGGGCGGCGGCGAGTAGGCGTTGCAAGGTGGCGTCGTCGATCGGTCCGCGCCGAAAGTGGCGCATGTCGCGGCGCTCGGCGATGACTCGATAGACGGCGGCGCGCTCGGCGTCGCTAAAATCCTGTGTGGGGTCTTTCATGGGGCGAACAGTGTAGCGGTTGCCCGGGGGTCCGAGGAACGCCGTGGTATAGATAGATATCGCCAGGTCGCCGGGTGGCTAATCGGGCAGGCGAACGCAGAACGGCAGAGGGTATAAATGCTTATCTCCGCGCCGCCCACCGCGGCATCATATATATAGGATCGAGCAGCAGGCCGGTCTCCGGGCTCGCGATAGACGGGCCGCCTTCCCATCCCGTCGGAGTGACGAAACAGTGGCACATGGTCCGTGTCGACTCGCTTACCGTTGCGGGGGCAGCGCCGGCTTTGTAAAGACGCACCGGCTTCCCGTTTCATTCCCGGATAGAATCCGGGAACACCTGCAGCACCAATGAATAGCGCGGGCATACTAGGGTTGCCAAAAACGGGTGTCAACGCCCCCGATGGTCGAGAGCCATGAATAGGAAAGAGCGAAGAGAGCAGCAGGCAAGACTGAAACGGGTGGCGCCCGCCGGTGCGCCGTCGACCTTACAGGAAATATTCGCCGTTGCCGCCGAGCAATTTCAACGGGGACACTATGCCGCCGCCGAGGAAGGCTTCCGGCGGGCATCCGAATTGGCGCCGCAGAGCGCTGCCGTCGCTTACAACTTGGGGCAAGTACTGCATTTGCGCGGTGCGCGCGATGAGTCGGTCGTGCATTACCGTCGTGCGCTGGCGCTTAAACCTGATCAGGCCGAAATCTGGTTCAACCTCGGCAATGTGTTACGCGAACAGGGTAATGCTGCCGAGGCGATCGACGCCTACCGTCGTGTGGTGGGTCTCAAGCCGAGTTGGGCGGAAGCGCTCAATAATTTAGGCAACTTGCTGGTATCGCAAGGAAAGTTGCAGGAGGCCCTACCGGTCTACACGCAAGCCGCCCATTTTTCGCCGGCCGACGCCGACCTGCAGCATCGTTTGGGTGTGCTCTTGAATCTCGCCGGCAACGCGGATTCGGCCGAGCAGGCATTCCGGCGCGCTATCGAAATTAATCAGGGTCACGCCGAGGCGTGGGGCGATTTGGGTCGGATAATGCTGTTGCAGCAGCGGCATGTCGAGGCAGTCGACGCCTATCGGCGTTTTATGACGATGCGACCGGATGATATCGAAGCACAAAATAATTTGGGGGTGGCGCTCGATCGGCTAGGTCGATGGTCTGAGGCGGAGGCGGCATTTCGTATCGCTCTGTCGTTACGCAGTGATTATGCCGAGGCGTATTCGAACTTAGGCAATTGTTTGGCCAGCCAAGAGCGCATGGTGGAGGCAGAGACGGCTTATCACAAGGCGATCGAGTTAAATCCAAATTTCGCGGCGGCGCATAACAATCTAGGGTTGGCATTGGCGGCTAAGGGTCAGCTTGAGGACGCAGAGGCAGCCTATCGCCAAGCCTTAGCAGTCGATGCCTGCTTTACCGAAGCGTACCGAAATATTGTCACCGGCAAGAAAATTAAATCGCTGGAAAATGACGATGTTCAGCGAATGCAACGGCTATTGGCAGAGGGTTCGCTAAATGACGTTCAGACGATGCACCTGTGCTTTGCCTTAGGCAAGGCGTACGACGACTGCAATCTATACGACAAGGCGTTCGCTTGTTATGAGAAAGCCAATCAGATTAAGCGTCGCTTTACGTTATTCGATATCAATCACTTTCGATCGCATGTCGATCGAATCATCGATTTATTTGACGCCGAGTTTTTTGCGCGCAACGTCATTCGCGGATCGAACGACGAAACGCCGGTTTTTATCGTCGGTATGCCACGGTCCGGCACGACCCTGATCGAGCAGATTGTGGCCAGCCATCCGCGCGTGTTCGGCGCCGGCGAGTTGATCAAGATCGGTGATCTTATTCATCAACTGGAAAACCCACCGGGCAGGGCACCACGAAACTATCCCGAGTTCGTCTCGGAATGGAGTGCGGATGAAGTTAGATCGACGGCAAGCGAGTATGTGCATCGTTTAACGCGCGATGTAACGAGCCCGGACATTCTCCGCGTGACGGATAAAATGCCGTTTAATTTTATCCATCTGGGATTGATTGCTTTACTCTTTCCCAACGCAAAAATTATCCATTGTCGGCGGCATCCGTTGGATACCTGCCTATCTAATTTCTTTCAGTATTTTCCGAAAGGTGCGGATTACGCTTACCGTCTTGAAGAGACCGGGCTGTACTTCAAAGAGTACGAACGGCTGATGCGCCACTGGCAGCAGGTGTTGCCGATCCAACTATTGGATATCGACTATGAAACGGTAATTTCTGATGTGGAGATCGAAGCGAGGCGGTTGATCGACTATCTGCAACTGCCGTGGGACGAGGCGTGTTTGCAGTTTTATAAACTAGAGCGATCGGTTAGAACGCTCAGTATTTGGCAAGTGCGCCAACCTATCTATACGCAGTCGAAGCAGCGGTGGCGGAATTATCGGCCCCATCTCGAGCCGTTGATAAAAATTATCGGTAGTGACTCGACGTAATCAATTTTAATTGGGCGAAAAGAAAGGGCACCCAACTCGGGTGCCCTTTCCGCTTCTAACTGCCAGTTCGAAAATCGTTCTGGAATCGATTAGAAGTTGGTGCTGAGAGCGATCAAGTACAACGATGTGTCCTCTTGCGCGGTGGCACCATCAGCGACGGTGTAGCTGTCGCTGCGATACTCAAAGTAGGTTCTGGTTTTTTTGCTGATTTCTTTGTTGACTTGGAACCAGGTTACTTTGTCTTCTTTGAGGTCGGTCGTGCCGTACAGATCTTCATCGTCATCCTTAGCCACGCCATAACCGATCATGGTGCTCCAGCCGCCACCGAAGGTCAGATTCACGCGGCCGTTGATGGCCTTCTCTTTGTTTGCGCTGTTGTCGTCCGCAATTTCGTAGCCGAGGTCGAGCGAAACCATGCTGCCAATCTTGACGCTTCCGGCGATACCCGTCGTCGTTACATCTTCAATCACAGGCGACGTATCAGTGGTGCCTTTAATGTTGTCGTAGCCTAGGCCAACCGCCACCGGGCCTGCGGTGAAAGTGCCACCGAAGGTGTAACGGTCAACAGTGTTGTCGTTGCCGCCGGTGTCAGATTGCACATCGGCTTCCAAGCTTACCGGACCAAAGCTGTTGCTGTACTTGAAGATGTTGGAAATACGGTCGACGTACGTGGAGAGATACGCGGTACCAACCACTTCCGTCGGGTCGGTAAACGTGCCGACATTGTTGTAATAAGCGCTCCATTGACGACCGGCGCTGAAGCTACCGAAGCCACCTTTGATACCGATATAGCTGAGGCGCTGTTGATCGCTGACCGTGGTGTCATCGGCAAGTACTTTGAATTCCATTTTGTAGAATATGCTGGTGCCGCCGCCGAGATCTTCGTCGCCCATGATACCGAAGCGCGAAAGCGAACCATTAAGGTCGGCAATGGTGTCTGCGTCGCCGCCGGCATCGCTAAACCGCCAGGCCATATCTAAGCGACCATAAAGTGTCGGGCCCGTATCAGCTTGGGCAAGGGGAACTGCAGCAACGGTTGCTACAGCAAGCGCAATAGCTGTCTTCTTAAACATCGTCTAATTCCCTCAGTGGTTGATTTGTTTGCTTCATGCCTTGAAAGGGACCCAAGGTCGGATTGGATAATAGCAATGTTTTTTGCAGCGTGCGACATTTTCACCACAAAGTTGTATTGAGAGTCAAAGTTAAACTAGCATCCCTAGTTGCTTAACTTTAAGTATAAAATACAATAAGTTGTATAATACTTAGATACTGTTTTCTATCTGTCGACTTAAATTATGTCGCGTATTTGATACAAATTTACAACAAATATTTTAGAGTTAGGGGTTCATGCAACTCTAAATAAGGGAGATAGGCAGCCCCTGCACACCCATCGAGATCCAGAATTGCGCCTAAAATTTCTTCAGCATTGACGTATTAACGATGCGAACAACGGTAGTATTCCGCCGCTGAAAAATGGAGTAATACGCAACAAGGCATAGGCAAGTGTGCTATCCGTAAGCAGTACCGACGCGGCGACTCTCCCAATAAATCGCGTATGTAGGTTGCCCCTGACGCAAAGCGGCTTGTCGGTGACGTGATTCCGTTCGGTCGAGAAGCACAGATCGGCGATCATTAGCCGTTGCATCATTTAAACAAATTGACTTGGAGGAGTGACGAACGTGCCATCCGATATCGAAATTGCCCAGAAAGCGAAGATGAAGCGCATTACCGAAATCGCGAAGGGGCTCGGCATTGACGAGGCGCACCTGGAGCCTTACGGCCACTACAAGGCCAAAGTGTCGCTCGAATACATCGACACACTTAAGAAGAAGCCCGACGGCAAGTTGATCCTCGTGACCGCCATTAGCCCGACACCGGCGGGCGAGGGCAAGACGACGACCACCGTCGGTTTGGGCGACGCGCTCAACCGCATCGGCAAGAAGACCGTCATTTGCTTGCGCGAGCCGAGCTTGGGCCCCGTATTCGGCATGAAGGGCGGCGCCGCCGGCGGCGGTTACGCGCAGATCGTGCCGATGGAAGACATCAATCTGCACTTCACCGGCGACTTCAACGCGATCGCGCTGGCCAACAACCTGTTGGCGGCCCTCATCGACAACCACATTCACCACGGCAACGAGCTCAGCTTCGACGTGCGCCGCATCGCCTGGAAGCGCGTGATGGACATGAACGATCGCGCGCTGCGTGACATCACCTGCTCGCTCGGTGGCCCGGGTAACGGTTATCCGCGGCAGGATGGTTTCGACATCGTCGTCGCCTCCGAAGTCATGGCGATCTTCTGCCTCTCGACCTCGCTTAAGGATCTGAAAACGCGCTTGGGCAATATCGTCGTCGGCTACACGCGCGACAGCAAGCCGATTTTGGCGCGCGATTTAAACGCACAGGGCGCGATGACGGCGTTGTTGAAGGACGCCATCAAGCCGAACCTGGTACAGACACTGGAAAACAATCCGGCGTTCGTACACGGCGGTCCGTTCGCCAATATCGCTCATGGTTGCAACTCGGTCATCGCCACCCAGACCGCACTCAAGCTCGGTGACTATGTCGTGACCGAAGCCGGTTTCGGCGCTGACCTCGGTGCCGAGAAGTTCATCGACATCAAGTGCCGCAAGAGCGGTCTGCGGCCGTCGGCGGTGGTTATCGTTGCCACGGTCCGTGCGCTCAAGTTCCATGGCGGCGCCGATTTGAAGGAGCTCAACAAGGAAAACCTGCCGGCTCTGGAAAAGGGTATCGCTAACCTCGAGCGCCATGTGAACAACGTGCGCAACCACTACGGCTTACCGTGCGTGGTGTCGATCAACCACTTCACGTTCGATACGCAAGCCGAAATCGACCTGCTGAAGCGCAAGATGGCGCATCACGAAGCGCCGGTGGTGCTGGCGCGGCATTGGGCGGAAGGCGGCAAGGGCGCGGAAGAAGTGGCGCGTGCCGTGGTCGAGTTGGTCGAGCGTGTACCAGCGGATTTTCGTTTCGTTTACGAAGAGAGCTTACCGCTATGGGACAAGATGAAAACCATCGCCACCAAAATCTACGGTGCGAGTGATATCACTGCCGATAGCAAGGTGCGTGCGCAGATCAAAAAGTTGCAGGACGACGGTTACGGCCACTATCCGGTTTGCGTCGCCAAGACCCAGTACTCGTTCTCGACCGATCCGCAGCTTAAGGGCGCACCCTCTGGCCACGTGATCAACGTGCGTGAGGTTCGGCTCGCAGCGGGTGCCGAGTTCGTCGTCATGGTCTGC harbors:
- a CDS encoding cobalamin biosynthesis protein; translation: MLTLLAIVAALTLDLLLGEPRRFHPLIGFGRLANIVERGCYGNSKGRGVVAVLLLLLPFAAISALTQFTPIAAVLDAVILYLAIGWRSLGEHTRPVGVALRDGDLAQARERVGRVVSRDTAPMESNDVAKAAVESVLENGNDAIFGAIFWFAIVGAPGAVVFRLANTLDAMWGYRNDRYRRFGWAAARFDDVLNFIPARLTALSYAIAGQTRNALRCWRAQARSWKSPNAGPVMAAGAGSLGLALGGPAWYRGKLETRPPLGAGRAPDANDIGRALRLIHRSLLIWLAVLAGGILLVERFLR
- the cobU gene encoding bifunctional adenosylcobinamide kinase/adenosylcobinamide-phosphate guanylyltransferase, producing the protein MKNLILGGVRSGKSRLAEMLALKSGLPVTYIATATVGDGEMSVRIAAHRARRPTDWGLVEEPRALAAALRAHAAPDRCLLVDCLTLWLTNWLVAADDTGFARERNAMLAAVAGLPGEIIMVSNETNLGITPLGELTRRFCDEAGYLHQDLAQSCDRVVLVVAGLPMILKGEPL
- the bluB gene encoding 5,6-dimethylbenzimidazole synthase — translated: MKDPTQDFSDAERAAVYRVIAERRDMRHFRRGPIDDATLQRLLAAAHRAPSVGLMQPWRFLRITDAALRRDIHALVDAERQETAKALGERNAEFMRLKVEGILDCGVLLVAALCDKREQHVFGRRTLPEMDLASVACAIQNLWLAARAESIGMGWVSLFDPVALARLLQMPSGAKPIAVLCLGQVDAFYPAPMLELENWTRAKPLEEMLYDNTWNASE
- the cobT gene encoding nicotinate-nucleotide--dimethylbenzimidazole phosphoribosyltransferase, translating into MTQTIDWLNVPAANHHDAARREAEARQQILTKPPGALGRLETLAIRLATLQGVSRPAVDRVHITVFAGDHGIAAEGVSAFPQAVTGEMVRNFARGGAAISVLARTLGASLEVINLGTVNDPGALDGVKSYNLGAGTANFAREPAMTEHQLACALHAGRHAAERAHLASAQLFVGGEMGIANTTAATALACALLDAAPDQLVGPGTGLNAEGVSHKAQVIRRALDFHKSHLHSPLEVLRRVGGFEIAALAGSYIACAQMGLPVLVDGFITSAAALVAVRLRPGVENWLLYSHASAEPGHRRMLSALSAQPLLDLGMRLGEGSGAAATVPLLRMACALHNEMATFAEAGVSEKSS
- a CDS encoding threonine-phosphate decarboxylase, coding for MLPHGGRLRAAAAQYRIPLADWLDLSTGINPNGWPIPLLPSSLWARLPEDDDELEPAARAYYGTDSLLPVAGSQAAIQALPLLRARSRIGVLAPSYAEHAHAWRRAGHEVIPISAEEVATQTINSLDVLLLVQPNNPTGARFAREQLLTCHRHLAAGGGWLIVDEAFIDATPEQSLTPLCAQAGLVVLRSLGKFFGLAGARVGFVSAEAALLDKLKTQLGPWTVPAPSRWIATRALNDRSWHEQTRRQLVLSQQRLTALLQRHALTPAGGCALFQWLPTARAAELHDAFAQRGILTRLFEQPASLRFGLPGTEADWVRLDQALADISPRHLTGTGT
- a CDS encoding formate--tetrahydrofolate ligase; translated protein: MPSDIEIAQKAKMKRITEIAKGLGIDEAHLEPYGHYKAKVSLEYIDTLKKKPDGKLILVTAISPTPAGEGKTTTTVGLGDALNRIGKKTVICLREPSLGPVFGMKGGAAGGGYAQIVPMEDINLHFTGDFNAIALANNLLAALIDNHIHHGNELSFDVRRIAWKRVMDMNDRALRDITCSLGGPGNGYPRQDGFDIVVASEVMAIFCLSTSLKDLKTRLGNIVVGYTRDSKPILARDLNAQGAMTALLKDAIKPNLVQTLENNPAFVHGGPFANIAHGCNSVIATQTALKLGDYVVTEAGFGADLGAEKFIDIKCRKSGLRPSAVVIVATVRALKFHGGADLKELNKENLPALEKGIANLERHVNNVRNHYGLPCVVSINHFTFDTQAEIDLLKRKMAHHEAPVVLARHWAEGGKGAEEVARAVVELVERVPADFRFVYEESLPLWDKMKTIATKIYGASDITADSKVRAQIKKLQDDGYGHYPVCVAKTQYSFSTDPQLKGAPSGHVINVREVRLAAGAEFVVMVCGDIMTMPGLPKVPSANAIDVNDEGKIVGLF
- a CDS encoding cobyric acid synthase translates to MNAHTLMVQGTTSDAGKSTLVTGLCRWLRRRGVRVAPFKPQNMALNSAVTSDGGEIGRAQAVQAQACGLAPHTDMNPVLLKPNTDIGAQVIIHGRAIGNMDAVAYHDYKRTARQAVLESHARLTTHYERIIVEGAGSPAEINLRANDIANMGFAEAIDCPVILVADIDRGGVFAHLVGTLALLSENEQKRVAGFVINRFRGDIALLQPGLDWLEAHTGKPVFGVLPYLQGLHLEAEDALPRAATHGSADGQRLRVIVPVMPRISNHTDFDPLRLHPQVDFRFIGPRESIPPADLIVLPGSKSVRGDLAWLREQGWEAAIARHLRYGGKVIGVCGGFQMLGKAIRDPYAVEGDAGSSPGLGLLDMETTLEQEKQLRNVRGRLTLDDSAISGYEIHAGVTHGNALQRPAIKLEQRDDGAISDDGQIIGTYLHGLFESTDALNMLLAWAGLRAPQTPDYQQLREAGIDRLADAVAQHLDTTSLLKLLDLSPGETATAAIPLSPCAAHGGANVAGAGCAGATGRGARGEG
- a CDS encoding porin; amino-acid sequence: MFKKTAIALAVATVAAVPLAQADTGPTLYGRLDMAWRFSDAGGDADTIADLNGSLSRFGIMGDEDLGGGTSIFYKMEFKVLADDTTVSDQQRLSYIGIKGGFGSFSAGRQWSAYYNNVGTFTDPTEVVGTAYLSTYVDRISNIFKYSNSFGPVSLEADVQSDTGGNDNTVDRYTFGGTFTAGPVAVGLGYDNIKGTTDTSPVIEDVTTTGIAGSVKIGSMVSLDLGYEIADDNSANKEKAINGRVNLTFGGGWSTMIGYGVAKDDDEDLYGTTDLKEDKVTWFQVNKEISKKTRTYFEYRSDSYTVADGATAQEDTSLYLIALSTNF
- a CDS encoding tetratricopeptide repeat protein — encoded protein: MNRKERREQQARLKRVAPAGAPSTLQEIFAVAAEQFQRGHYAAAEEGFRRASELAPQSAAVAYNLGQVLHLRGARDESVVHYRRALALKPDQAEIWFNLGNVLREQGNAAEAIDAYRRVVGLKPSWAEALNNLGNLLVSQGKLQEALPVYTQAAHFSPADADLQHRLGVLLNLAGNADSAEQAFRRAIEINQGHAEAWGDLGRIMLLQQRHVEAVDAYRRFMTMRPDDIEAQNNLGVALDRLGRWSEAEAAFRIALSLRSDYAEAYSNLGNCLASQERMVEAETAYHKAIELNPNFAAAHNNLGLALAAKGQLEDAEAAYRQALAVDACFTEAYRNIVTGKKIKSLENDDVQRMQRLLAEGSLNDVQTMHLCFALGKAYDDCNLYDKAFACYEKANQIKRRFTLFDINHFRSHVDRIIDLFDAEFFARNVIRGSNDETPVFIVGMPRSGTTLIEQIVASHPRVFGAGELIKIGDLIHQLENPPGRAPRNYPEFVSEWSADEVRSTASEYVHRLTRDVTSPDILRVTDKMPFNFIHLGLIALLFPNAKIIHCRRHPLDTCLSNFFQYFPKGADYAYRLEETGLYFKEYERLMRHWQQVLPIQLLDIDYETVISDVEIEARRLIDYLQLPWDEACLQFYKLERSVRTLSIWQVRQPIYTQSKQRWRNYRPHLEPLIKIIGSDST